Below is a genomic region from Caulobacter rhizosphaerae.
CATGGCCCAGACCGGCGATCCGGACGACACCGGCGAGGGCGGCACGAAGAAGCCCAACCTGAAGGCCGAGTTCACCTTCCGCCGCGACGCCGCCACGCCGTTCGTGGCCGCCGCCGCCCCGGCCGGGACCGAGGTGGGCCTGCTCAAGTCGCTGCCGGTCGTCAGCCAGGCGTGGAGCTGGGCCGAGGTCACCTCGGACAAGAAGGTCTCGGCCTGGGGGACCTACTGCCCCGGCGTGGTCGGCGAGGCCCGGGACGAGGCCGTCGATTCCGCCAACAGCCAGTTCTTCCTGATGCGCCAGCCCTATCCGTCGCTGGACAAGCGCTACACCGCCTTCGGCCGGGTTCTGGTCGGGCTGGACGTGGTGCGGGCCATCAAGACCGGCGAGCCGGTCGAGAAGCCGCAGGACCGGATGATCAAGGTGCGGCTGCTGGCCGACATCCCGCCGGCCGAGCGCCCGACGGTGCGGGTCGTCGATCCCGCCAGCCCCTGGTTCAAGGCCGAGATCGCCCGCAAGCGCGCGGCCCGTGGGGCGGATTTCTCGGTCTGCGACCTCGATCTGGCGGTCGATGTTCGTTAGGCCGCAGGCTGGGCCGTAGCAATTGATCCGCGTTCGGGATTCAACCGGGCGGTTTCCCGCTTGCCGAAAGCGGGCTAGAAGCCTTGCGACTCCTCCAATCCTCAAGGGATGACCATGTCGGCCGACCTCGAAAACACCCTGATCCTGACGCTTGAGACCGGCCCGGTCACGATCAAGATGCGTCCCGACCTGGCCCCTGGGCACGTGGACCGCATCAAGGAACTGGTCCGCGAAGGCTTCTATGACGGCGTCGTCTTCCACCGCGTGATCCCGGGTTTCATGGCCCAGGGCGGCGACCCGACCGGCACCGGCCGCGGCGGTTCGGCCAAGCCGGACATCAAGGCCGAGTTCTCCAAGGAGCCGCACGTGCGCGGCGTCTGCTCGATGGCCCGCACCCCCGATCCGAACTCGGCCAACAGCCAGTTCTTCATCGTGTTCGACGACGCCACCTTCCTGGACAACCAGTACACCGTCTGGGGCCAGGTGGTCGAAGGCATGGAGAACGTCGATTCCCTGCCGACCGGCGAGCCGCCGCGCAACCCGGGCAAGATCCTCAGCGCCAAGATCGCCGCCGACGCCTGAGCGCCGCGCTTTCGGAACGGAAAAGGCCCCGGGAGACCGGGGCCTTTTTGCTGGGCGCTCGCCGGCCGGCCTCAGCGGGCGAGGGTCGCCACCACCGGCCGATGATCCGACCCCAGGCTTGGGCCGCGCTCGACCTTCACCGTCTCCCACGCCTTGCCGGCATAGACCTGGTCGATCGGCAGGACGGGGAACGGGGCCTTGGCGATGCGGATGAACTGGCCGGTCGGCCAGCTGGCCAGGGCGCGGGTGCGGCGCTCCAGGCCCAAGGCCCTGTCCTGCCGGCGCAGGCCCCACGACCAGGGCGTGGCGTTGAAGTCGCCGGTCACGATCAGGCTGTCCTTCGCGAAGGGCGCGACCTTTTTCGCCAGCAGGCGGCTTTGCGCCTGCCAGCGGCCGGCCGGGACCGGCCAGACGAAGTGGGTCCCCACTACGGTGACGTCGCCGCCGGGGTGGCGCAGCGTCGCCTGCGTCGCGACCAGGCTTTCGCCGTCTCCATAGAAATCGTGCTCGTCGACGATCGGCCACCGGCTATGGATCCGGGTGTCGCAGCCGTATTTGGCGTGGCACGTGGTGCTGTACGGATAGGCCTTCTTCAGCGCGCGCAGGACCCGCCAGGCGTTGCCGCCGGATTCCTCGGTGATCACCACGTCGGCGTTCTGCTTCAGGATCCAGGCCGCGGTTTCCGGCGGGGCGTCGTTCTCGGCCCACAGATTGAACTGGATCAGCTTCAGCGTGGCCGCGCCCTTGCCCGGCGCCTCGGCCGGTCGGAGCGTCGACAGCAGCTCGGGCCCCATCAGCACGAGCAGGGCGGCGATCC
It encodes:
- a CDS encoding peptidylprolyl isomerase, producing MSADLENTLILTLETGPVTIKMRPDLAPGHVDRIKELVREGFYDGVVFHRVIPGFMAQGGDPTGTGRGGSAKPDIKAEFSKEPHVRGVCSMARTPDPNSANSQFFIVFDDATFLDNQYTVWGQVVEGMENVDSLPTGEPPRNPGKILSAKIAADA
- a CDS encoding endonuclease/exonuclease/phosphatase family protein — protein: MRLILHLTNLFLRGTALMLCLVGAVAGVACLGGAFSDWLDVLTHAAPLWMVCSVLGLILAVLASRDDERRALVAVAALGIAALLVLMGPELLSTLRPAEAPGKGAATLKLIQFNLWAENDAPPETAAWILKQNADVVITEESGGNAWRVLRALKKAYPYSTTCHAKYGCDTRIHSRWPIVDEHDFYGDGESLVATQATLRHPGGDVTVVGTHFVWPVPAGRWQAQSRLLAKKVAPFAKDSLIVTGDFNATPWSWGLRRQDRALGLERRTRALASWPTGQFIRIAKAPFPVLPIDQVYAGKAWETVKVERGPSLGSDHRPVVATLAR
- a CDS encoding peptidylprolyl isomerase gives rise to the protein MIRPSVAAVAVLSSLVAVGATQAAPKIAPPKAADWRTPAAQDVVVIDTNKGRVILELIPEVAPGHVARFQELTREGVYDGRTFFRVIDRFMAQTGDPDDTGEGGTKKPNLKAEFTFRRDAATPFVAAAAPAGTEVGLLKSLPVVSQAWSWAEVTSDKKVSAWGTYCPGVVGEARDEAVDSANSQFFLMRQPYPSLDKRYTAFGRVLVGLDVVRAIKTGEPVEKPQDRMIKVRLLADIPPAERPTVRVVDPASPWFKAEIARKRAARGADFSVCDLDLAVDVR